CTCGCTGCGTTCGAGGACGAACTCGGGTCGATGACCGACCAACTCGATACAACCGATTCACAGGTTGGTGCACTCGAAACCGAAGTCGAGACGCTCACCGAGTGGACGGCTGATCTCGAAGACGACCTCGCATCGACTACCGACGAGGTCGAGACGCTCGACACACGAACCGAGCGTATCGACGGCGACGTCGACGACGTTGCCACCGATCTGGAACGGGTCGATTCCGATGTCGACCAACTCGAGACGGATCTCACGTCGGAACTCGAGGACGTCGACAGTGCCGTCGACAGTGTCGATAGCCGTGTCGACGACCTCGAGGAGACGGTCGACAGTCTGGCAGACGAGCTTCAGACTGCAGCCGACGATCTCGGCGAGGATATTGCCGCCGTCGAATCCGACGTTTCGGCCGTCGAAACTGACGTCGAAGCCGTTGCGGACGACGTTGATGCTGTTGAAGACGACGTCGATCGTGTCGAGCGCAACCTCGACGACGTCCGTGACGACGTGACCGAGATTCAGGAGTGGCGCGACCAGCTCGGGTCGATGTTCTCAGACTCCTAAACAGACACTGGCGCTGCTCAAGACCGGCGCACACACGCGGCTATTTTCCGGTGAAACGCAACTCGTTTATCTCTCGCCGGGTGAGAACCCGTCGATGGGCGAGACGATTCCGATCGCAGTTCCTCGCAAAGGACGACCACTCGAGTCGGTACTAGATCGACTCGCAAGTCGGCTCGGCGTCCCGGATCTCGCAGATGAGATCACGTCGACGCTTCGCCACGAAAAGGCCCTGACGAAGGGCGTGCTGGATCCAGACGAGGAAAACGTGTACCATCGTCTCGCAGACTACAGTACAGTCGACGACCCGGCCGCGCCGGAGTACACGCTGGTCCGGGATACGCGCGCCGGCAAGCCACGGCGGATCGTTTTCGATAGTGTGACGATTCCGCTCGACGACGGAAGTGAGTCCGATTTCGACGGGACCGGCGATGACATAGAGATCCAGCTCGTCGGCCGCGAAGAGCCCTTCCGCGCACTCCGAACCCACGAGTTCGCACTCGGGTTCGACAGCGCCGACCTCGTGCTGGAGGAGGTCGTCGAACTCCGTCCTGACCCACTGGGACGGATCGCCGACATCAACGCGCGGATCAATCCCGCGGACTCGGACGTTCGCGTCGTCACCGGCCTCGGAGACACCGTCTACCACACGCTGATGGGAAGTCCCGAAACCGTCCCCGCAGCGACCGCCCTCGACCGCGACTTTCTCGCCGACTACGCAGGGCCGCTCTGTATCGAACCGCGGTACGAGCGCCTGGTCCGGGCCGTCCTCGGAACCAGCGTGCTCGAAGACATCGAGTTCCACTACCCAGAGGAGGGACGCGAAGAGGAGGCCGCCATCGCCGACACCGGCCTCGGCGTCTACCTCACCGTCACCGGTTCAACCGCCCGCGAACACGGCCTCCTGCTCGGCGAACAACTGTTCCCGAGCGAAACGGTGCTACTCGAGAGCACCCCCGAAGTCTCCGACGAGGTCGCGGCCGTTCGGTCGCTGTTGGACGGCGGCGATCTCGAGACGGAACTCGCCGTCGAGCAGTAGCCGACCCTTACTCCTGCGAAACAGTACTCGCTGACATCTGAATCGCCCGTACACAGCCACCAGACCCCATTATTTCGGAGGAGCGAAATATAATCGCGAGATGTACATCGCGCCATTTTCGATATAGCCACATATGGTATACGTGTTCGAGTCAGGACGATATCGTTTGGGACAGGTGTAGTAAATAAGTCACACAATAGCGTGGCCTACACCGAATTCGGTACGGACGCTACGGTGTATATGTGGTCCAGATACGTCTCTCGCACCCGATCTCCCCAGTTGTGCGTGTAGGTGTCGATCACGTCACCTGCGACGTCGCCGCGGAGGTACTGTACAGTTCCCCGATCACCCGTTCGATCCCGGAGATGGGTGGTGAAGAAGTGCCGAAAGTAGTGGGGCGTAACGTTCTCAGTCGTGCCGCCGCCAGTCCGGTACCAGCCGTGCTCGCGGGCGTGTTTTTCGACGACATAGCGAACGTCTGAGGGCGTCAGGCGTTCGCCCCACGAGTCTCTGGTGTCGAGAAACAACGGCTCTGCGGGCGAAACTGAATCCGGCCGAATCGCAAGCCAGGACTCGAGTTCGGTTCGCAACTCGTCGTCGACGGGAATCACCGTCTCGCGCTTTCGCTTGTTCGACGCCGTCCGTTCCTCGCCGTTCGTGACCGCGCCGCGGGAGGGATCGTCCGAGACGTACACCGACGAGGGACGGCGGTCGAGTTCGACGCGCGGCGTCCACTCGAGTGCGACTGACTCAAATTCTGCGTTGAGGTCCCGCAGGTCGAGGTTACAGAGTTCACCGACACGCATCCCGGTCTTCAGCAGTGTGACGACGACGGCGCGCTCCAGCGGATGCGAGATCGAGGCGACGAACGACCGCATTTCGTCGATAGAGAGCTCTCGTCTGGTCGGGTTCGTGTCGATGGATTCGGACAGTTCCTCCATGACGAGCGCCATCGGGTTCTCCTCGAACGCGCCGATGCGATTCATGTAGTCGTAGAATCGGTTGAGATAGGAGGCGTACGTGGCGATCGTGCTCGGTTCGAACTCGCCGCGCAGGGAGTGGATCCAGGCCATGCAGGCCCGTCGATCCGCGTCGGGAACCGCCTCTACGGAGCTAAATTCCTGGCCGAGGAAGGTCTCGAACTGCCGGAGAACTCGCTCGTAGGCCTCGAGCGTCCGTTCGCTCTTGCCGTGATAGCGCTGGTCGTCGAGGAAGTAGGCGATCGGATCATCGACGTCCTCGACCTGTCCGGTCGCGTCAGTTGCCATCGCCACCACCGGTCGTCGTGTATCCACCGTGGCGACCGCTGTATCGAATTCGGTTGTCAGACTGCAACTCTTCGAGTGTGTCATCGAGTCGCGATTCGATGTCTTCGCTGACCGCGTCCAGAAGCTCGTCCCACGAATATGTGTCAGTTGATAGTAAGTTGAGGACCTGTGTTTCGAGGGCGTTACCCCCAGGGTCTGACCCCTGAGAAGTGGGTTCCTCTGAGGCGGGTTCGAACCCCTTTCGACCGGCCTGTACCATCGTCCGAACGAACTCACTCTGACTCATGTCGAGTTCGTCGGCGTGGGACTGCCATTCTGCCTTCTGATACGCCGGCACGTATGCTTTAACAGATTTCCGAGAGGTGTCCGTAGAGTCGCTCATACAGCACCCCTCACTCGCCGTGATATTCAAGGTTCCCATTAGTAGAGCTAAGTGAGTTTATCTCCATTTCCGTCACCCATAATGCGGTGATTACAGAGACATTATTCGAGATAAAGATCTCTAAATCCCTACGAGTTGGGATACAGTATACCCCAATGTGGTTCTACCAGTTCAGATATCTACTCAGAAACAAAGCGGAGTATAGCAGGTTTCCGGGGCCTGAAGAATACGCGCTTTCTGATAGATCTGCGGACCACTCACCCGAGAATGGGAGCCAAACGCAGCGAGATTCAGCACCGATTTGCGGCTGTACTCGAGTCCAATCTGGCACCCATTCCTCGTGCATTCATACTGCCGGACAGAACTATTCGAAGATCGGGCGCTACTGCGGCCGTCACCTTCGGGAACGGTCGCGACTTTTCGACCGGCTTCTCACTGACTTCTGTCCGACAGTATCAGATGCGAAGTGATCACGACGGAGGCGACTGCGATCGCGCTGACTGAGTGGAGTGCGGATAGTGGAGGCTGGGTATCGAAGAGTGGGTATCGAAGGGTGAACTCGAGTCCGGTCCCAATCCAGCAGCCGAGTTATCGTCACGGCTGGCGGTAGGGGTGTGGGTGGGTGGTGAGGAATG
The DNA window shown above is from Natrialba magadii ATCC 43099 and carries:
- a CDS encoding tyrosine-type recombinase/integrase, producing MATDATGQVEDVDDPIAYFLDDQRYHGKSERTLEAYERVLRQFETFLGQEFSSVEAVPDADRRACMAWIHSLRGEFEPSTIATYASYLNRFYDYMNRIGAFEENPMALVMEELSESIDTNPTRRELSIDEMRSFVASISHPLERAVVVTLLKTGMRVGELCNLDLRDLNAEFESVALEWTPRVELDRRPSSVYVSDDPSRGAVTNGEERTASNKRKRETVIPVDDELRTELESWLAIRPDSVSPAEPLFLDTRDSWGERLTPSDVRYVVEKHAREHGWYRTGGGTTENVTPHYFRHFFTTHLRDRTGDRGTVQYLRGDVAGDVIDTYTHNWGDRVRETYLDHIYTVASVPNSV
- a CDS encoding DUF5805 domain-containing protein, yielding MSDSTDTSRKSVKAYVPAYQKAEWQSHADELDMSQSEFVRTMVQAGRKGFEPASEEPTSQGSDPGGNALETQVLNLLSTDTYSWDELLDAVSEDIESRLDDTLEELQSDNRIRYSGRHGGYTTTGGGDGN